Proteins encoded together in one Camelina sativa cultivar DH55 chromosome 9, Cs, whole genome shotgun sequence window:
- the LOC104714502 gene encoding uncharacterized protein LOC104714502: MRNNFVPVILSFTTFFIFLTPSLAEQEPSILTPVDQFLNQTSSYLNFTEKFNQPRIEFTTSTIIAALLSFLASSISSAGGIGGGGLYVPIMTIVAGLDLKTASSFSAFMVTGGSIANVGCNLFVRNPKSGGKTLIDFDLALLLEPCMLLGVSIGVICNLVFPNWLITILFAVFLAWSTLKTFGNGIYYWRLESAMVKIRESSSQEDDGEDDDEEEKIESLKLPLLDYERPKRFPWIKLGVLVIIWLSYFAVYLLRGNKYGEGIISIEPCGITYWLLSSTQIPLTLFFTLWICFSDNVQSQQSSDYQVSIKDVEDMRSNDGARSNKCMFPIMALLAGVLGGVFGIGGGMLISPLLLQVGIAPEVTAATCSFMVLFSSTMSAIQYLLLGMEHTGTASIFAVICFVASLVGLKVVQKVITEYGRASIIVFSVGIVMALSIVLMTSYGALDVWNDYVSGRYMGFKLPC; the protein is encoded by the exons ATTCTCTCTTTCAccaccttcttcatcttcttaactCCATCACTCGCAGAACAAGAACCTTCAATTCTCACCCCTGTCGATCAATTCCTCAACCAAACAAGTTCATACCTAAATTTCACAGAAAAATTCAACCAACCAAGAATCGAGTTCACAACATCAACAATCATCGCAGCTTTACTCTCTTTCCTCGCTTCATCGATCTCAAGCGCCGGTGGAATAGGCGGTGGAGGTTTATACGTTCCGATAATGACAATAGTCGCAGGTCTTGATCTAAAAACAGCTTCAAGCTTCTCAGCTTTTATGGTCACGGGTGGATCTATAGCTAACGTGGGATGCAATCTATTCGTTAGAAACCCTAAATCTGGTGgcaaaaccctaatcgattTCGATTTGGCTCTTTTGTTGGAACCATGTATGCTTCTTGGTGTTAGTATTGGAGTGATCTGTAATCTTGTGTTTCCGAACTGGTTGATTACGATTCTCTTTGCCGTGTTTCTTGCGTGGTCCACGTTGAAGACTTTTGGAAATGGGATTTATTATTGGAGATTGGAATCAGCGATGGTGAAGATTAGAGAATCATCAAGTCAAGAGgatgatggtgaagatgatgatgaggaggagaagATTGAGAGTTTGAAATTGCCACTTTTGGATTATGAGAGACCAAAGAGGTTTCCATGGATTAAGCTTGGAGTTTTGGTGATTATTTGGTTATCTTACTTTGCGGTTTATCTTCTTCGTGGAAACAAATATGGCGAG GGAATCATATCGATCGAGCCATGTGGAATCACTTACTGGCTCCTCTCATCGACTCAAATACCACTCACTCTCTTCTTTACTCTTTGGATTTGCTTCAGTGACAATGTTCAAAGCCAACAATCATCCGATTACCAAGTCTCAATAAAG GATGTAGAAGATATGAGATCAAATGATGGAGCAAGATCAAACAAGTGTATGTTTCCTATAATGGCTCTTTTAGCTGGAGTTTTGGGTGGTGTTTTTGGTATTGGAGGTGGAATGCTCATtagtcctcttcttcttcaagtcggTATCGCTCCCGAG GTAACTGCAGCGACATGTTCTTTCATGGTTCTGTTTTCATCAACAATGTCTGCGATTCAATACTTGTTACTAGGCATGGAACATACTGGAACCGCGAGTATATTCGCGGTTATATGTTTTGTGGCGTCACTCGTGGGACTAAAGGTGGTTCAAAAAGTTATAACCGAGTACGGAAGGGCTTCGATCATTGTGTTCTCGGTTGGTATCGTCATGGCATTGAGCATTGTGTTGATGACAAGCTACGGAGCTCTTGATGTTTGGAATGATTATGTCTCTGGTCGTTACATGGGTTTCAAGTTACCATGTTGA
- the LOC104714501 gene encoding probable transcription factor At1g61730: MTKKLNPLEDPPSASSSDDDDIETSEAGDPSDDSSSSEDDESSKTPIKSLASVAAAAAAAASSKSTVVAESDSGSETETDSDSESTNPPNSGSGKTISVNLKKKEDPTSSTALALPAAKSGGTKRPASEAAAAVTASANKRVKKGGGEEESVKKPGGFHRLWTEEDEIAVLQGMIDFKADTGKSPYEDSNGYYDFIKKDISFEVSKNQFMDKLRSLRKKYMGKEVKNGVEPSFAKPHDQKAYELAKTIWGPDGIAATESNVKSNGVSKRSKAKKKLDSVKQELVYAGDDDGDDDDDDDMDVVVHGRKSDLFVSSSLVRMIAGCGVDEYYVKRQWSLLPVETKKVVEEKLKLLQAKELEFVVEKSEFLHEVSSMIVEASKNKKSH, translated from the coding sequence ATGACGAAAAAGCTCAATCCTTTGGAAGACCCACCATCCGCTTCTTCAAGCGACGACGACGACATCGAGACTTCAGAAGCTGGTGACCCTTCAGACgactcttcttcatctgaagACGACGAATCCTCCAAAACTCCAATCAAATCCCTCGCCTCCGTCGCCGCCGCCGCTGCCGCAGCCGCTTCATCTAAATCCACCGTCGTCGCAGAATCGGATTCTGGATCGGAGACTGAAACAGATTCGGACTCTGAATCAACGAACCCTCCCAATTCTGGATCTGGCAAAACAATCTCAGTGAATCTCAAGAAGAAAGAGGATCCGACTTCGTCTACTGCTTTAGCTTTACCAGCTGCTAAATCAGGAGGAACCAAACGGCCAGCGAGTGAAGCTGCTGCGGCGGTGACAGCTTCAGCTAATAAGCGAGTCAAGAagggaggaggagaagaagagagtgtaaAGAAACCAGGAGGTTTTCACAGACTATGGACTGAAGAGGATGAGATTGCTGTGTTACAGGGGATGATAGATTTCAAAGCTGATACTGGTAAGTCTCCTTATGAAGACTCAAATGGGTATTACGATTTCATCAAGAAAGATATAAGCTTTGAGGTAAGTAAGAATCAATTCATGGATAAGCTTAGGAGTTTGAGGAAGAAGTATATGGGTAAAGAAGTTAAGAATGGTGTTGAACCTAGTTTTGCTAAACCTCATGATCAGAAAGCTTATGAATTGGCAAAGACTATTTGGGGTCCTGATGGGATTGCTGCTACTGAGTCTAATGTTAAGTCTAACGGTGTGTCTAAAAGGAGTAAAGCTAAGAAGAAGCTTGATTCTGTTAAGCAAGAGTTGGTGTAtgctggtgatgatgatggtgatgatgatgatgatgatgatatggatGTGGTTGTTCATGGAAGGAAATCTGATTTGTTTGTGAGTTCGTCTCTTGTTCGAATGATTGCTGGTTGCGGTGTTGATGAGTATTATGTGAAGCGACAATGGAGTTTATTGCCTGTTGAGACGAAGAAGGTTGTTGAAGAGAAGTTGAAGTTGTTGCAAGCTAAGGAGTTGGAGTTTGTGGTGGAGAAGTCTGAGTTTTTGCATGAGGTTTCCTCTATGATTGTTGAAGCTTCTAAGAACAAGAAGAGCCATTAG